Proteins encoded within one genomic window of Triticum aestivum cultivar Chinese Spring chromosome 2D, IWGSC CS RefSeq v2.1, whole genome shotgun sequence:
- the LOC123054215 gene encoding cis-zeatin O-glucosyltransferase 1 has protein sequence MDSVAVVAVPFPAQGHLNQLLHLALHLAARGLPVHYAAPAPHVRQARARVHGWDPRALLPVRFHDLDLPAYERPPPDPAVPTSFPSHLMPMLDAFVAHARDPLARLLGSLSARHRRVVVVYDRLSSFASAEAGRLPNGEAFCMQCVAMSYNVAFKDAGHRLLRDHGMDFHPADACMSKEFMEYIARTWHDGQGAAVGGMVINTCRALEGEFIDVEAQSPEYSGQKIFAIGPLNPLLDASARAPGEARHGCLDWLDRQPPASVLYVSFGTTSSLLAEQVAEIAAALRDSKQRFIWVLRDADRGVNDVHEESTDGQHAKLLSKFTRQTEGTGLVITGWAPQLEILAHGATAAFMSHCGWNSTMESLSHGKPILAWPMHSDQPWDAEFVCKYLKAGLLVRPLEQRSTVVPSEVIGEVIEKAMVSGEGLQARERANALGVSIRASVAEGGSSHLDLQKFIAHIAR, from the coding sequence ATGGATTCCGTCGCGGTCGTGGCGGTGCCGTTCCCGGCGCAGGGCCACCTGAACCAGCTCCTGCATCTGGCCCTGCATCTCGCGGCGCGCGGGCTGCCCGTGCACTACGCGGCGCCGGCGCCGCACGTCCGCCAGGCCCGCGCGCGCGTGCACGGGTGGGATCCGCGCGCCCTCCTCCCCGTCCGGTTCCACGACCTCGACCTCCCCGCGTACGAGCgcccgccgcccgaccccgccgtccCCACGTCCTTCCCGTCCCACCTGATGCCCATGCTCGACGCCTTCGTCGCCCACGCGCGGGACCCGCTCGCCAGGCTCCTCGGGAGCCTCTCCGCCCGCCACCGCCGCGTCGTCGTCGTGTACGACCGCCTGAGCTCCTTCGCCTCGGCCGAGGCTGGGCGCCTGCCCAACGGCGAGGCCTTCTGCATGCAGTGCGTGGCCATGTCGTACAACGTCGCGTTCAAGGACGCCGGGCACCGGCTCCTGCGCGACCACGGCATGGACTTCCACCCCGCCGACGCGTGCATGTCCAAGGAGTTCATGGAGTACATCGCGAGGACGTGGCATGACGGGCAGGGAGCGGCGGTCGGCGGCATGGTCATCAACACGTGTCGTGCGCTGGAGGGCGAGTTCATCGACGTGGAAGCCCAGAGCCCGGAGTACAGCGGCCAGAAGATCTTCGCCATCGGGCCACTGAACCCACTCCTCGACGCGAGCGCGAGGGCGCCGGGGGAGGCGCGGCACGGGTGCCTTGACTGGCTCGATAGACAACCGCCGGCGTCGGTGTTGTACGTATCGTTCGGCACCACGTCCTCGCTGCTCGCCGAGCAAGTCGCGGAGATCGCCGCGGCGCTGCGTGACAGCAAGCAGCGGTTCATCTGGGTGCTGCGAGACGCCGACCGCGGCGTCAACGACGTACACGAGGAAAGCACTGACGGCCAACACGCCAAGTTGCTGTCGAAATTTACCAGGCAAACCGAGGGGACGGGGCTCGTGATCACCGGATGGGCACCGCAGCTGGAGATCCTGGCGCACGGCGCAACGGCGGCGTTCATGAGCCACTGCGGCTGGAACTCGACCATGGAGAGCCTGAGCCATGGCAAGCCGATTCTGGCCTGGCCCATGCACTCGGACCAGCCGTGGGACGCGGAGTTTGTCTGCAAGTACCTCAAGGCCGGTCTCCTCGTGCGGCCCTTGGAGCAGCGCAGCACAGTGGTGCCGTCGGAGGTCATCGGCGAGGTCATCGAGAAGGCGATGGTATCCGGCGAAGGATTGCAAGCGAGGGAGCGGGCAAACGCGCTGGGCGTGTCCATCCGCGCCTCGGTGGCCGAGGGCGGGTCGTCGCACTTAGACCTCCAGAAATTCATCGCTCATATTGCGAGATGA